One genomic segment of Halalkalicoccus tibetensis includes these proteins:
- a CDS encoding DUF5794 domain-containing protein, translated as MSSSQHPVALRLERALGLREAVSGPTKLLAIVMVLPLIDGIFPALILAGGIDSIAGIVQVGLLVFGGSAVLAVILAEMDGTPREQAKIVLLIGAGLLPLAALEAALAPTIASVLDLAIFERFAALVIAAIAAKTASARIGEYLPSPGVIVGLGFIASVDPAGAELVLVPDPGLILRAVAAAGVGVAFALGVALFGPWLRRNLDIDSFRFGSAIALGVLPLSLLGVAFEQAPLVVLIVAGVLAFDPGSGVSDRLTGANDDNGDSGSWSEEDDGEGRPAGYAADSEREPWL; from the coding sequence ATGAGTAGCTCCCAGCACCCTGTCGCGCTCAGGCTGGAGCGGGCGCTCGGGCTCCGGGAGGCCGTCTCGGGCCCGACGAAGCTGCTCGCGATCGTGATGGTCCTCCCGCTGATCGACGGGATCTTCCCCGCGCTGATCCTCGCGGGCGGGATCGACTCGATCGCGGGCATCGTCCAGGTGGGCCTGCTCGTCTTCGGCGGGAGCGCCGTCCTCGCGGTCATCCTCGCGGAGATGGACGGCACGCCCAGGGAGCAGGCGAAGATCGTCCTGCTGATCGGGGCCGGCCTGTTGCCGCTCGCCGCGCTGGAGGCCGCCCTCGCGCCGACGATCGCCAGCGTGCTCGACCTCGCGATCTTCGAACGGTTCGCCGCGCTGGTGATCGCCGCGATCGCCGCCAAGACCGCGAGCGCACGGATCGGCGAGTACCTCCCCTCGCCCGGCGTGATCGTCGGGCTGGGGTTCATCGCGAGCGTCGACCCCGCCGGTGCCGAACTCGTGTTGGTGCCCGATCCGGGGCTGATCCTGCGGGCGGTCGCCGCCGCGGGCGTCGGCGTCGCCTTCGCGCTGGGGGTCGCGCTGTTCGGCCCCTGGCTGCGCCGGAACCTCGACATCGACTCCTTTCGCTTCGGCAGCGCGATCGCGCTCGGTGTGCTCCCGCTGTCGCTTCTCGGGGTGGCGTTCGAGCAGGCGCCGCTGGTGGTGCTGATCGTCGCGGGCGTGCTCGCGTTCGATCCCGGGAGCGGGGTCAGCGACCGCCTGACCGGGGCGAACGACGACAACGGCGACTCCGGGTCGTGGTCCGAGGAGGACGACGGCGAGGGGCGGCCGGCGGGCTACGCGGCCGACAGCGAGCGCGAACCCTGGCTGTAG
- the guaB gene encoding IMP dehydrogenase, with translation MASNAFLDKLDIPEALTFDDVLLRPKESRVEPDDADLSTRVSTNVELNVPVLSAAMDTVTESELAIEMARQGGLGVLHRNMDDDRMIEEVERVKRADELIIRDVVTADPEQTIQEVDHMMEREGVSGAPVIDANDEVLGIISGTDIRPYLEVGERDAVREAMTDEVITAPEDVSAREALELMYDHKIERVPIVDDDNRLQGLVTMQGILQRREYDDAVHDDDDRLRVGVAVGPFEEERAVAADEAGADVLFIDCAHAHNMNVIDSARVITENVGADVVVGNVGTREAAEAVVDFADGIKVGIGPGSICTTRVVSGAGMPQITAVAQVADVASEHDVPVIADGGIRYSGDAIKAIAAGADAVMLGSYFAGTEEAPGRVVTMNGKRYKQYRGMGSVGAMRSGGGDRYLKDEPDDEDEYVPEGVEAATPFKGSLESELHQLTGGMKSGMGYVGADTVPGFKERAEFVRVSSAGQAEGHAHDVVITDEAPNYSPTEE, from the coding sequence ATGGCGAGTAACGCTTTCCTCGACAAGCTCGACATCCCCGAAGCGCTGACGTTCGACGACGTACTGCTTCGGCCGAAGGAGAGCCGAGTCGAACCCGACGACGCCGATCTCTCGACGCGCGTCTCGACGAACGTGGAGCTCAACGTCCCCGTCCTCTCGGCGGCGATGGACACCGTCACCGAGAGCGAGCTCGCGATCGAGATGGCCCGCCAGGGCGGGCTGGGCGTGCTCCACCGGAACATGGACGACGATCGGATGATCGAGGAGGTCGAGCGCGTCAAGCGCGCCGACGAGCTGATCATCCGCGACGTCGTCACTGCTGATCCCGAGCAGACGATCCAGGAGGTCGACCACATGATGGAGCGCGAGGGGGTAAGCGGCGCGCCCGTCATCGACGCGAACGACGAGGTCCTCGGGATCATCTCGGGCACCGACATCCGTCCCTACCTCGAGGTCGGCGAGCGCGACGCCGTTCGCGAGGCGATGACCGACGAGGTGATCACCGCTCCCGAGGACGTCTCCGCGCGCGAGGCGCTCGAGCTGATGTACGACCACAAGATCGAGCGCGTCCCGATCGTCGACGACGACAACCGCCTGCAGGGGCTGGTCACCATGCAGGGGATCCTCCAGCGCCGGGAGTACGACGACGCGGTCCACGACGACGACGACCGGCTGCGGGTCGGCGTCGCGGTCGGCCCCTTCGAGGAGGAGCGGGCGGTCGCCGCCGACGAGGCCGGCGCGGACGTGCTGTTCATCGACTGTGCGCACGCCCACAACATGAACGTCATCGACAGCGCCCGCGTCATCACCGAGAACGTCGGCGCGGACGTCGTCGTCGGCAACGTCGGCACCCGCGAGGCCGCCGAGGCCGTCGTCGACTTCGCCGACGGGATCAAGGTCGGGATCGGCCCCGGCTCGATCTGTACCACCCGCGTCGTCTCGGGGGCGGGGATGCCCCAGATCACCGCCGTCGCGCAGGTCGCCGACGTCGCGAGCGAGCACGACGTCCCCGTGATCGCCGACGGCGGGATCCGCTACTCGGGCGACGCGATCAAGGCGATCGCCGCCGGCGCCGACGCCGTGATGCTCGGGTCGTACTTCGCCGGCACCGAGGAGGCGCCGGGGCGCGTCGTGACGATGAACGGCAAACGCTACAAGCAGTATCGTGGGATGGGTTCGGTGGGGGCGATGCGCTCGGGCGGCGGCGACCGCTACCTGAAGGACGAACCCGACGACGAGGACGAGTACGTCCCCGAGGGCGTGGAGGCGGCCACGCCCTTCAAGGGCAGCCTCGAGAGCGAGCTCCACCAACTGACGGGGGGGATGAAAAGCGGGATGGGCTACGTCGGCGCCGACACCGTCCCCGGGTTCAAGGAGCGCGCGGAGTTCGTGCGCGTCTCCTCGGCGGGCCAGGCCGAGGGCCACGCACACGACGTCGTCATCACCGACGAGGCACCCAACTACAGCCCGACCGAGGAGTAG
- the fer gene encoding ferredoxin Fer, with protein MDSPFDVLGIDPSADDEEVERAYRRRAKETHPDLGGSAEEFKLVTAAYEAIEAGEYDADLELDPGGEGSTADTDDERLETRVEYLNYDVLVDHGWELDDEDLFEKAADAGLDTEDHGRLLVQPGESLLEAAENRGFAWPYACRGGACANCAVTVCEGELSMPTNHILPPEMTDRGHRLSCNGVPITEEMKVVFNVKHLPGLDELRLPPRPFEKAQSDD; from the coding sequence ATGGACTCCCCGTTCGACGTCCTCGGGATCGATCCCAGCGCTGACGACGAGGAGGTAGAGCGGGCGTATCGCCGGCGGGCGAAGGAAACCCACCCGGATCTGGGGGGGTCCGCGGAGGAGTTCAAGCTCGTCACCGCGGCCTACGAGGCGATCGAGGCCGGGGAGTACGACGCCGACCTGGAGCTCGATCCCGGGGGCGAGGGGAGCACGGCCGACACCGACGACGAACGTCTGGAGACCCGCGTCGAGTACCTCAACTACGACGTCCTCGTGGACCACGGCTGGGAGCTCGACGACGAGGATCTCTTCGAGAAGGCCGCCGACGCCGGGCTGGATACGGAGGATCACGGTCGGCTGCTGGTCCAGCCCGGCGAGTCGCTGCTCGAGGCCGCCGAGAACCGCGGGTTCGCCTGGCCCTACGCCTGCCGGGGCGGGGCGTGTGCGAACTGTGCGGTGACGGTCTGTGAGGGCGAGCTCTCGATGCCGACCAACCACATCCTCCCTCCCGAGATGACCGACCGGGGCCACCGTCTCTCCTGTAACGGGGTACCGATAACCGAGGAGATGAAGGTCGTCTTCAACGTCAAACACCTGCCCGGCCTCGACGAGCTGCGTCTGCCGCCCCGGCCCTTCGAGAAGGCCCAGTCCGACGACTGA